The genomic stretch CACCGGCGGGTACCCTTTCCCCGGAGTGGGCGTTAGGGCGGCGTCTCGTAATCACGGTCGCGTATCGGGTTGATCTCCTCCCGGCGCCAGAGGCGCAGCGGGGCGGTTGACCGCCCCCGAAACGGGGGGTTCGCGGCGGAGCAACCGGCGGACGGGGACTCTAGGCGAGGCGGGGGGTTCCACGAGGCGGCCTGTGGAGCGAGGTTGCCGGTCCGGCGAGCGGAACGGCAGCGAGCGGGCGAAGGTCGCGAGCGTAGCCGAGGGGAATCCCCCGCGAGCCAGAGTCCCCGGTCGTTCGGTTCCACGTAACCGGCGAATACCCGAGGCGCACGCCGTAGGGGAGAAAGAGTTCTTAGGAACGTCCCTGTTCTTGGGACCGGGAGGAACGCAGACGGGCCTTCCTTATTCGATAACGTCGCCGAGATAGGCGGCGCGGACCTTCGGGTCAGTCCGAAGCGTCGAGGCAGTCCCCTGCAGCGTGATCCGGCCCGTTTCCAGGACGTACGCCCGGTGGGCCACGGAGAGCGCCATGAAGGCGTTCTGCTCGACGAGGAGGATGGTCGTCCCGGCCTCGTTGATCTCCCGGATCATCCGGAATATCTCCCGAACCAGAAGGGGGGAAAGCCCCATCGACGGCTCGTCCAGCAGGACAAGGGCGGGCCTTGCGACCATCGCCCGCCCGATGGCGAGCATCTGCTGCTCCCCCCCCGAGAGAGTCCCGGCCGGCTGGGAAGCCCGCTCCTTCAACCGGGGGAAGAGGGCGAACACCTCCCCGATCCCTTTTTCCACTTCCTGCCGAAGGTCCCGGATATACGCGCCCATCTCCAGGTTCTCCCGGACGGACATGTTGGCGAAGATCCCTCTACCTTCCGGCACGAGAGAAACCCCCATCCGGACGATCGTGTGCGAGGGGATCCCGATCAGGTCCCCCCCCGCCAGGAGAATCTTTCCCGATCGGGGCGTGAGAATCCCGGCGATGGCTTTCAGTATGGTGCTCTTCCCTGCGCCGTTCGCTCCGATCAGGGAGACGATCTCCCCCCTTCCGACAGAGAAGGAGATCTCGTGCAAAGCCTTTATGTTGCCATGGTATACGCTTAGATTTTCAATAGTTAGCAACATTATTCCATCCGTTGTATTATTCCTTGCATTTTCCTGGATCCCGCCTCACTCGAATGGGACGTCCTCCCCGAGGTATGCTTCGATCACCCTGCTGTCCCCGCGGATCTCGGAGGGAACCCCCCGGGCGATTACCTGCCCGAAGTCCATCACCGTCAGCCGTTGGCATATCCCCATGACCAGCCGCATCTGATGCTCGATCAAAAGGATGGTAAGCCGGAACCGATCGTGGATCTCGAGCAGAAAATCCATCAGCATTCTCACCTCGTACGGGTTCATCCCGGCAGCGGGTTCGTCGAGCAGGAGGAGCCGGGGTTCCGAGGCCAGCGCCCTCGCGATCTCCAGTTTCCTCTGGTCCCCGTAAGGCAGGTTCCCCGCGATCTCGTATTTCCTTTTTTTAAGCAGGAAGATAGATAGGATATACTCAACTTTTGCCTGAAGCTCCTTCTCCCCCTTGTAAAACCGCTCGGTCCGGCAAAGAGCCGAAAGAGGGCCGTA from Candidatus Deferrimicrobiaceae bacterium encodes the following:
- a CDS encoding ABC transporter ATP-binding protein; protein product: MILAISGLTKHFGGIRAVDGVDLSIAEGELAGLIGPNGSGKTTVFNLVTGIYRPDGGSVTLDGKSLLGLPPHRINRLGIARTFQNIRLFRNLTVLDNVRIAHHSHREYGPLSALCRTERFYKGEKELQAKVEYILSIFLLKKRKYEIAGNLPYGDQRKLEIARALASEPRLLLLDEPAAGMNPYEVRMLMDFLLEIHDRFRLTILLIEHQMRLVMGICQRLTVMDFGQVIARGVPSEIRGDSRVIEAYLGEDVPFE
- a CDS encoding ABC transporter ATP-binding protein, with the protein product MLLTIENLSVYHGNIKALHEISFSVGRGEIVSLIGANGAGKSTILKAIAGILTPRSGKILLAGGDLIGIPSHTIVRMGVSLVPEGRGIFANMSVRENLEMGAYIRDLRQEVEKGIGEVFALFPRLKERASQPAGTLSGGEQQMLAIGRAMVARPALVLLDEPSMGLSPLLVREIFRMIREINEAGTTILLVEQNAFMALSVAHRAYVLETGRITLQGTASTLRTDPKVRAAYLGDVIE